Proteins encoded by one window of Kribbella italica:
- a CDS encoding zinc-binding dehydrogenase, giving the protein MRAVQITEFGGPEVLKVSEVDAPAAGDGQVLITVDRAGINYADTHQVENSYLSRTELPLVPGGEVVGRTADGRRVVALVGSGGYAQQAVAAAPYAWDVPEGVSDGDALALVLQGTTAWHLLRTSTHLQPGETVLVHAGAGGVGSLAIQLAKLWGAGRVIATASTEEKRRQTVDLGADAAIDGTADGLKDRILAANDGKPVDIVLEMVGGRTFDASFEALGRFGRLVVFGAASREAAQPVDPRGLMVGSKTIAGFWLADCFKQPALLGDPLKELFDLTVAGRLHPVVGGEYALSEVAKAHEDMRARRTVGKLLLDPTR; this is encoded by the coding sequence GTGCGTGCAGTGCAGATCACCGAGTTCGGCGGCCCCGAGGTGCTGAAGGTCAGTGAGGTGGACGCGCCGGCCGCCGGCGACGGCCAGGTCTTGATCACCGTCGACCGGGCCGGCATCAACTACGCCGACACCCACCAGGTCGAGAACAGCTACCTGTCCAGGACCGAACTGCCGCTGGTGCCGGGCGGTGAAGTCGTCGGCCGTACGGCGGACGGTCGCCGGGTCGTCGCGCTGGTCGGAAGTGGCGGCTACGCACAGCAGGCCGTGGCGGCGGCGCCGTACGCGTGGGACGTTCCTGAGGGGGTCAGCGACGGCGACGCGCTGGCCCTGGTGTTGCAAGGGACGACGGCCTGGCACCTGTTGAGGACCTCGACACACCTGCAGCCGGGCGAGACCGTCCTCGTGCACGCAGGTGCCGGGGGAGTAGGGTCCCTCGCGATCCAGCTCGCGAAGTTGTGGGGAGCCGGCCGGGTGATCGCTACCGCCTCGACCGAGGAGAAGCGGCGGCAGACCGTGGACCTGGGCGCGGACGCCGCGATCGACGGCACCGCCGACGGGCTGAAGGACAGGATCCTGGCCGCGAACGACGGCAAGCCGGTCGACATCGTGCTGGAGATGGTCGGTGGGCGGACCTTCGACGCTTCGTTCGAGGCGCTCGGCCGGTTCGGTCGTCTGGTCGTCTTCGGAGCAGCGTCACGAGAGGCCGCCCAGCCGGTCGATCCTCGCGGCCTGATGGTGGGCTCGAAGACGATCGCCGGGTTCTGGCTGGCCGACTGCTTCAAGCAGCCGGCGCTCCTGGGCGATCCGCTGAAGGAACTGTTCGACCTGACCGTCGCCGGCCGGCTGCACCCGGTGGTCGGCGGCGAGTACGCACTGTCCGAAGTCGCCAAGGCTCACGAGGACATGCGCGCCCGCCGTACCGTGGGCAAGCTGCTGCTCGACCCCACCCGCTGA
- a CDS encoding organic hydroperoxide resistance protein — MTIAVEKVIYTARATAQGGRDGHTATDDGKLDVTVAPPKEMGGNGEGTNPEQLFAAGFASCFHSALKLVARKARQDSEGSTVSAEVGIGPINGGAGYGLEVALVVSLPGVERSVAEELVAKAHEVCPYSNATRGNIKVDLKVA, encoded by the coding sequence ATGACCATCGCAGTCGAGAAAGTCATCTACACCGCCCGCGCCACCGCCCAGGGCGGACGTGACGGGCACACCGCCACCGACGACGGCAAGCTGGATGTCACCGTCGCGCCGCCGAAGGAGATGGGCGGCAACGGTGAGGGCACCAATCCCGAGCAGCTGTTCGCGGCCGGGTTCGCGTCCTGCTTCCACAGCGCGCTGAAGCTGGTCGCCCGCAAGGCGCGGCAGGACAGCGAGGGCTCGACCGTCTCCGCCGAGGTCGGCATCGGCCCGATCAACGGTGGCGCCGGCTACGGCCTCGAGGTCGCGCTGGTCGTCAGCCTGCCGGGTGTCGAGCGTTCGGTCGCCGAGGAGCTGGTCGCCAAGGCGCACGAGGTCTGCCCGTACTCGAACGCGACCCGCGGCAACATCAAGGTGGACCTCAAGGTCGCCTGA